The genomic stretch ACATCCTGCCCAAGCTTGTACAAGGCATGATTGAAAGAAACCGTGACGCGTAACGCGTGAACCGTCTATCCTGTCTGTTCAGTCTTTCCTGTCTATTTTGTCATAACCAGAGAGATGATATACGGTATACGGTTTTACAAGTGTTCCGGCGATAAAAGCCGTAAGTGGTAAGTCGGGAGTGGTGAGTAGAAAATTGCTTAACGCCGGAAGAACTTTTCCTGAGCGCGATATCGAGCATTTCTTGGTGGCCACCCATGTTATACTTCCATGGGTACCCGGCTGAAGGTTGCGTTCCGACCTGTCTGCCGACAGGCAGGAGGACAATGTTGCTCACATCCGTTCGCAATGAAACCGTACGTGCTGTCTTAAGTGCGAAGCACGAGTTCACGAATTGAGTGAATTCCGAGTCCGGGTACCCGCTTGCGGGTGGGGTAAGAAACGCGGAGCCGGAGCGTCGAGGGAAACAGTGTTCCGGCGCACAATAATAGGAAATTTTCACACAGCCCTGTGCCTCGCCTATCACGGGTTCTCAAGAGGGCACATTTTTTCTTGAATAGCAAGGACAGATATACTATTCTTTTTTCAACATGGATTTGAGACATCTGGAAACATTTGCGAAGGTTGCTGAACTGAAGAGCTTCACAAAGGCAGCAGATGTGCTCTATCTCACACAACCCACAGTGAGTAAGCAGATAGTAGATCTGGAAAGATATTTTAATGTGAGATTAATTGACAGAACAAAAAGAAATGTAATGCTTACTAAAGCAGGAGAAATTTTACTCAAATATGCGAAAGACTTTCTCTATTTAAAAAAAGAAACAGCTGATGCAATAGCTGCCTTCAAGGGTTTAAAAAAGGGTGCCATCCTTGTGGGGGCAAGCAACATACCAGGTGTATATATTCTCCCGCAGGCGTTAAATATCTTTAAAAAACAATACAACGGAATTGAGATAAGGCTTACCATCTCTGATACAAAAGATGTGATAAACAAGGTGGAGCAGGGTGAAATTGATGTAGGTTTTGTCGGGGCAAAAGATGAAACAAAAAAGATAGAATACAAGAGGTTTCTTGATGATACCATTGTCATCGCTGCTCCGTGTCAATACCCGGACTCCATAAATATAAATCACCTGAAAGATTACCCTTTGATTGTCAGAGAATCCGGCTCAGGCACAAGGAATAGCTTTGAACAGGCTTTAAGGAAGTTAAAAGCTGCCGCTCCAGCAGATTTAAAAATAGCCGCAGAACTATCTGATACAGAAGCAATAAAGGAAGCGATAAAGGATGGGATGGGAATATCTTATATCTCAAAAAGGGCAATAAACAATGATGTTATAAAGGGTAACCTTAAAATCTTGCATGTCGAAGGATTCCCGGATATAAAAAGGTCTTTTTACATTATTACAAAGAAAGGGAAAACCATCTTGCCACAGGTGAAGGCATTGATAGAAATCATAGATAAATGGAGAGGACATGAGAAAGCTTAAATGGATAATCATTCTTATATTTCTAACCTGTATTACAACCAATACTGAAGCCAAGATTTACCTTGATATCTATGGAAAGACCTTTAAAAAGATCACGATAGGGGTACCTTCCTTCAAAAGTGAAACAATTGATAGATTGAGGGCAGATATGAGCGAACTTTTAAATAAAGACCTGGACATATCCGGGTTCTTTATTGTCGCACCAAGTTCACTCCTCGATAGAGAACTTTCCGATGAAGGGATAGAAAAACAGGAGATAAAATTTGGGAATTGGCGGTCCATTGGCATTGAACTTTTATGTAAAGGCAAACTCCAGCAAAAGGATGGCGAGATAATACTTGAAGCGTATCTCTACGATACCATTGATGGTTCCCTGATGCTTGCAAAAAGATATAGAGCAAAATCAGAAGAATGGAGAAAGATAGTTCACAGGCTTGCAGACGATATAGTACTAACTGTTACAGGCGAAAAAGGGATTATGAGTTCAAGGATAGTTTTTGTTGCAGGGGGCAGGAGCCAGAAAGAAATATACACAGCAGACCTCGATGGACACAACACAAAAAGGCTCACGAATTTCAGGAGCATAACGGTCCTGCCATCAGTCTCTCCTAATGGGAAGTACTTAGCGTACACTTCCTATAAAGAAGGGAAACCCAATCTTTTTATTATGGATTTAGAAAAAAACAGGGAGATTCATGTAGAGAGAGGAGAGGGGATGAAGTTTGGAACAACCTGGATAGGCAAAGCAACGTTAGGGTTTTCACACACTTCAGGCAGATATTCTTCTATATACACCTTTGACATAGAAAAAAGTGATAAAAGGTTGATACTGAGCAAAGAAGGTATATATACCTCACCCTCGTTCTCCCCGGATGGTACAAAAATGGTGTTTGTTTCAGATATGTATGGAACTCCCCAGATTTTTATGCAAGACCTCCCTTCAGGGAACATAAAAAGGCTCACATACTATGGAAACTATAATACTTCACCCTGTTTTTCTCCAAAGGGGGATTTAATCGCCTTTGTATCCAGCATTGAAGGTTCCTTTGAAATATGTGTAATGAATGCTGACGGTTCCAATCAAAGGGTGCTGACAAATGGGGGTATAAATGATTCTCCACAGTTTTCACCCTGCGGGAGGTATATCATATACTCATCAAAAAGGGGAGGGAGATATAATATTTATATGATGCTGTATAATGGCGAGGGCAAGAGGATGTTGAAGTTTACAGAGGGGGATGCAGAACAACCAAAATTTATACCTTAGAAGAACAGGGGCCTATCCCCTATAGTATTAATAAAGGAGGTTTTATGAAATATTTCATTATTTTAATAACTGTCCTATTCATTTTCTGTGGATGTGCTCCAAAGGTAGTTCAACTCGAACAACCCGGGGCTATAGGGAAAGAAGGACCAGCATTTGGAAAAGGGGAAAAAGAAGGTGGTGTTACAGAGGAAGAATTAGCAAGGTCAAGGCAGGAGAGGGAAAGATCGATGCTTGAAGAAATGAAAAAATCCCTTTTAAAAGATATCTATTTTGAATTTGACAGTTATGTCGTCAAGGCAGATGAGCTTCCCAGACTAAAAGAGATAGGGAGCTGGCTAAAAAATTACAAGGATATAAGAATCACAGTAGAAGGACATTGTGACGAAAGAGGCTCAGCAGAGTATAACCTCGTGCTCGGACAAAAAAGGGCTGAAACAGTAAAGGATCATCTGGTAAAATTAGGGGTCGATGAAAAAAGAATCAAGACAATATCTTACGGTAAAGAGCTTCCTCTCGATCCAGGCCATACAGAAGAAGCATGGGCAAAAAACAGACGTGCCCACTTTAAGATTGACTAAAAGAGGGGTGAGACATGTTAAACAAATTCAAACTAAACAACAAAACCCAGGGGTCAAGGGGTCAAGGGGTCAAGGGGTCAAGAAAAAATCACTCGACCACTCGAATCCTTGAATCCTTGAATCCTCAAATCTTTATTATCCTTTCTCTTGTTATGATTGGTATGTTCGGTTGTGCATCTACAGAAGAGACAACAGAATTGAGGAGTAGTATTACATCGATATACAACGAGTTCAACCTTTATAGAGAAGAAACAGACAAGAAATTATCCAATATAGTAAAAGAGGACGAAAACATAAGAAAACAATTCATCAATCTGTCTAATTCGATTGACAGTAGAGAGGATAACACAAAGATTATAATGGGAAAATTGGACGAATTGGAACACCAGTTAAGAACATACTGGAACGAGACAAAGAGTGAAATAAACCTATTGAAAAAAGGAGGTGGCAAAACACAAATAGTTCCTCAGTTAGGAGAAACAAACTATGAAACTCAATATAAAGAGGCATTTGATACCTTTCAAAAGGGCATGTATGAAGACTCCATAAAGAAATTTTCAGAATTTATTGAGTCTAATGCAGGAACACCCCTTATACCAAACGCATACTACTGGATAGGGGAGAGTTATATTATGCTCAAGAATTATGAAAAGGCAATCCTCTATTTTCAAGAAATAATCGACAAATACCCAAAGAGTGAAAAGGCTCCAAGGGCTCTGCTTTTACAGGCAGAGGCGTTCAATTCTGTAAATGACAAAAAGAGTTCTATAACTATTTTAAAAAGGGTTATAGAACTCTTTCCAAAAACTGAAGAGGCAGTTATAGCGGAGAGGAAGTTAAGAGCCCTCAACCTCAACTAATTCCTCGTGCCCTTCCTCTGTCTTATCAAGAACTGCCATATCGTAGCTTCTGTACCTTGAAAAACCTGTTCCTGCAGGGATAATCCTCCCCATGATTACATTTTCTTTAAGTCCCCTCAGATAATCTACCCGCCCTTCTATTGAGGACTGGGTGAGGACCTTTGTTGTATCCTGAAAACTTGCTGCAGAAATAAAACTATCTGTGATTAGTGAAGCCTTTGTTATTCCGAGGAACAAGGGTTCTGCTTGAGCAGGTCTTCCCCCTATCTCTATCACCCGTTTATTTTCTTCTTCAAATATCCACCACTCGACAGGTTCATCTATGATAAAGTTCGTATCACCAACATCCTTTATTCTTACTCTCTTCAGCATCTGCCTTACGATAATTTCTATATGCTTATCGTTTATCTTAACCCCCTGTAATTGATAGACTTCCTGAATTTCGTCCACGAGATAGCGGGCAAGGGCTTTTGGCCCACTTATATGTAATATGTCGTGGGGGTTTACAGGACCGTCCATAAGCGGTTCTCCAGCTTTTATATAATCCCCCTCATGTACAATGACATGCTTGCCCCTGGGGATTATATACTTTTTTGGTTCCCCTCTTTCCGGGTTGACGATTATCTCTCTCCTGCCCTTGGACATTTTGCCAAAAGAGACAAATCCATTCACCTCGCTCACGATAGCATTTTCTTTGGGTCTCCTTGCCTCAAAAAGTTCCGCTACCCTTGGAAGGCCTCCTGTAATATCCTTGGTTTTTGTAGTTTCTCTTGGCATCTTCGATATTACATCGCCGGCATAGATATTGTCACCTTCATTTACCACTATGTGTGCTCCTACAGGCAATATATACCTTGCAGGGTTTGTTGTGCCGGGAATGGTTTTTGTTTTACCCTTTCCATCCTTGATAGAAATTCGGGGTCTTTTTTCCTGATCTTTCGGTTCAATGATAACCCTGTATGAAAGGCCTGTAACTTCATCCTTACTCTCCTGCATTGTTTCGCCTTCGATGATGTCACCGAATTTGACCTTTCCTGATTCTTCAGAAAGAATTGGGATTGTATAGGGATCCCATTCTGCTAATATCTGACCTTCAGTGGCGTAAAGACTTTTCGGACAACTCTTTGGAAAGATTGATTCTAAAATCAACCTATTTAACTTTAAAATGTTATGTTGCTGCTTTTCAGATAACTTTAAAAAGTTTTTGTTGCGATAGCTTTCTGTTTCAGAAATAAGTTTCTGTACATATACAGTCAATTTTAAAGACTTACCTTTTTTCTTCAAGCATAGATCATAAAAGTTAGGAACCTCTAAAATCTTATTTAAGTCTTCAACTGTATTACTCGATATCTTGAACTCCTTTCCATATCCATATTTATTTATTTCCTTACACAGGGCATCGACTCTCAAACCACGGGTAAATTGATCCACATAAAATTCGTATGAACCTTTTTTAAGTTTAGCTCCGTATATCACCGGGTACCTTTCTCTATCCCTTCCAGCTCCATCAACAATGGCAATTTCGCCATTCCTGTTCATTACAACGGGGATACCATCCCTGTTCAAAATGACCTTTACATTTGCAGACTCCACATATCCTTCGTTCCTTGCTTCCAATGTGGATTGTTCAACCCTTCTTGATGCCGCTCCACCTATGTGGAAGGTTCTCAGTGTAAGCTGTGTTCCAGGTTCTCCAATAGATTGTGCAGCAATAATCCCAACTGCTTCACCTATGCTTACCAGCCGACCCCTCGCAAGGTCCCTTCCATAGCATAAGACACAAACACCTCTCTTTGACCTGCAAGTAAGAACAGAACGGATTTTTACCTTTTCATACCCAGCATCCTCTATTTTTTTAAGGTGGTTTTCTCTGATTTCCTCATTTTTCCTGACTATAATCTCTCCATCGGGGTCTTTCAGATCCTCGAGCACGACCCTTCCAAGGATTCTTGCGCCTAAATGTTCTATTACTTCACCGCCCTCCATTAAAGAACTCACCTCAATACCATCAAAGGTGCCACAATCATATTCCGTTGCCACAACATCCTGAGCCGCATCAACAAGCCTTCTTGTAAGGTAGCCTGCATTTGCCGTTTTTAGTGCAGTATCAGCGAGACCTTTCCTTGCGCCATGAGTGGATATAAAGTACTGCAAAACGTCAAGACCTTCTCTAAAGTTACTTGTAATTGGTGTCTCTATGATCTCGCCAGAGGGTTTTGCCATAAGCCCCCTCATGCCTGCAAGCTGTCTTATTTGCTGTGCATTTCCCCTTGCACCGGAATGGGCCATCATGAATATAGGGTTGAGGCTATTCTGATACTCTATCTTACCATCAGGGCTTATAACCTTTTCCGATCCAAGTTCCCTCATAAGCTCATCTGCTATTTTTTCTGTTACATCCGCCCATACATCTATGACCTTATTATATCTCTCTCCATCGGTTATCAAACCTTCGGAGTGCTGTTTCTGAAAAATCTTTACCTCTTTCTTTGCTCTCTCAATGAGCTCTTTCTTTTTCTCGGGGATTTTCATATCATCGATGCTTATCGAAATACCTCCCAGTGTGGCATAATAAAAACCCAAATCCTTCAACCTGTCAGAGAGGATAACTGTACTTTTTTCTCCTCCTTCCCTGTAACACTTGTCAATAAGTTGAGCTATTGTCTTCTTATCCATTACCCTGTTTATCAGAGTAAAAATCTCTTTCAATATTGTTTGTCTCTTTTCTTCCCTCCACTCCATCAAGGCATCTTCAATGACATCTCTCAATATCATTCTTCCTGTGGTTGTATCGACCAGGGTACCATCAATTCTCACCTTTATATTCGCGTGTAAATCAACCTCACCTGCGTCATAAGCAATCCTTACCTCTTCTGGATCTGAAAATATCTTACCTTCACCTTTTCTGTATTTCCTATCTACCGTTAAATAATAGAGACCAAGTACTATATCCTGTGTCGGCACGATGATAGGCCTGCCATTTGCAGGTGAAAGAATATTATTTGTTGACATCATCAAGACCCTCGCTTCAGTCTGGGCTTCTACCGAAAGAGGCACATGAACCGCCATCTGGTCACCATCGAAGTCTGCGTTGTATGCGGGACAGACAAGGGGATGCAGCTGTATTGCCTTCCCGTCAATAAGTAACGGCTCGAAGGCCTGGATACCTAACCTATGAAGGGTTGGGGCCCTGTTCAGTAGTACCGGATGTTCTTTTACTACCTCTTCAAGTACATCCCATACCTCAGGTCTTTCTTTTTCAACAATCTTCTTCGCATTTTTTATTGTGGTAGCATATCCCTTCTTTATCAGCCTGTTATACACAAAAGGTTTAAAAAGCTCTAAGGCCATATATTTTGGAAGACCACATTGGTGTAATCTGAGTTCAGGACCAACAACAATAACAGACCTACCGGAATAGTCTACTCGTTTTCCAAGGAGGTTCTGGCGGAACCTTCCCTGCTTGCCTCTGAGCATATCACTCAAGGACTTAAGGGGCCTCTTGTTTGCCCCTGTAACCACCCTGCCTCTTTTCGAATTATCAAAAAGGGCATCCACTGCCTCTTGCAACATTCTTTTCTCGTTTCTGATGATAATTTCAGGGGCATTGAGTTCCATTAATCTCTTCAACCTGTTGTTTCTATTTATCACTCTCCTGTACAGGTCATTGAGGTCCGAAGTTGCAAACCTCCCACCATCTAACGGGACAAGCGGCCTTAGTTCTGGAGGAAGTACAGGAATAATATCAAGTATCATCCATTCAGGCTTGACACCTGAAATCATGAATGCATCTACAACTTTAAGTCTTCTTGCAAGCTTCTTCTTTTTTGCATCACTTGAGGTCTCTCTCATTTCCTCTCTCAGTCGCTTTGTAAGTTCCTCTATATCTATCTTTTTCAAACATTCCCTTACGGCCTCAGCGCCTATCCCTCCTACAAATGTCTCTCCATACTTCTCTTTTGCTTCCAAATATTTTTCTTCAGTAATAAGTTCGCAAAACTCGTATGGAGATGAACCAGGTTCAATAACTATATACATCTCGAAATATAAAACCCTTTCCACTTCTTTTATTGTCAGCTCAAGTAATGTCCCGATTTTACTCGGCATACTTTTCAAAAACCATATATGGGCGACAGGGCAGGCAAGCTTTATATGGCCCATCCTCTCTCTTCTTACCTTTGATTGTATTACCTCTACTCCACACTTTTCACATATAATACCCCTGTGTTTCATCCTTTTATATTTTCCACAGATACATTCATAATCTTTCACAGGGCCAAAAATCTTTGCACAGAATAAACCGTCTCTCTCTGGCTTGAAGGTTCTGTAATTTATCGTCTCCGGCTTTTTCACCTCTCCATATGACCATTTCTCAATAAGCTCTGGAGAGGCTAAAGATATCTTGATAGCCGCATAGCTTAACGGGTCTTTCTGTTTATCAAAAGCCTTAAAATATTCTTCCAATGTATTGCCTCCTTCTTAATGCAGTTCTAAGTTTTTAGTTTTGAGTTAAGATCCTGCAACGACTTAGGCACTTAGCACTCAACACTGCCTTCCTCATTCTTCTTTTATGAGGTCAACGTTAATACATAAGCTCTGCAATTCCTTTACCAGCACGTTAAAAGATTCAGGCAAGCTCGGTTCAAGCACATCTTCGCCTTTTACAATAGCCTCGTAAGCCCTTATCCTTCCATTTACATCATCAGACTTAATTGTAAGAAATTCCTGCAAGGAATAAGCAGCTCCGTATCCTTCAAGTGCCCACACTTCCATCTCTCCAAGCCTCTGGCCACCAAATTGCGCTTTCCCTCCAAGGGGTTGCTGGGTAACAAGCGAATAAGGCCCTATGGATCGTGCGTGAATCTTATCGTCAACAAGATGATGCAATTTCAAGAAATACATGTAACCAACTGTGATTTTGTGGTGGAAGGGCTCCCCTGTTCTCCCATCATATAATGTAGTTTGTCTACTTTCTGGTAACCCTGCCATCTTAAATAATTTATCTATCTCTTCT from Pseudomonadota bacterium encodes the following:
- a CDS encoding selenium metabolism-associated LysR family transcriptional regulator translates to MDLRHLETFAKVAELKSFTKAADVLYLTQPTVSKQIVDLERYFNVRLIDRTKRNVMLTKAGEILLKYAKDFLYLKKETADAIAAFKGLKKGAILVGASNIPGVYILPQALNIFKKQYNGIEIRLTISDTKDVINKVEQGEIDVGFVGAKDETKKIEYKRFLDDTIVIAAPCQYPDSININHLKDYPLIVRESGSGTRNSFEQALRKLKAAAPADLKIAAELSDTEAIKEAIKDGMGISYISKRAINNDVIKGNLKILHVEGFPDIKRSFYIITKKGKTILPQVKALIEIIDKWRGHEKA
- the tolB gene encoding Tol-Pal system beta propeller repeat protein TolB, yielding MRKLKWIIILIFLTCITTNTEAKIYLDIYGKTFKKITIGVPSFKSETIDRLRADMSELLNKDLDISGFFIVAPSSLLDRELSDEGIEKQEIKFGNWRSIGIELLCKGKLQQKDGEIILEAYLYDTIDGSLMLAKRYRAKSEEWRKIVHRLADDIVLTVTGEKGIMSSRIVFVAGGRSQKEIYTADLDGHNTKRLTNFRSITVLPSVSPNGKYLAYTSYKEGKPNLFIMDLEKNREIHVERGEGMKFGTTWIGKATLGFSHTSGRYSSIYTFDIEKSDKRLILSKEGIYTSPSFSPDGTKMVFVSDMYGTPQIFMQDLPSGNIKRLTYYGNYNTSPCFSPKGDLIAFVSSIEGSFEICVMNADGSNQRVLTNGGINDSPQFSPCGRYIIYSSKRGGRYNIYMMLYNGEGKRMLKFTEGDAEQPKFIP
- the pal gene encoding peptidoglycan-associated lipoprotein Pal; this translates as MKYFIILITVLFIFCGCAPKVVQLEQPGAIGKEGPAFGKGEKEGGVTEEELARSRQERERSMLEEMKKSLLKDIYFEFDSYVVKADELPRLKEIGSWLKNYKDIRITVEGHCDERGSAEYNLVLGQKRAETVKDHLVKLGVDEKRIKTISYGKELPLDPGHTEEAWAKNRRAHFKID
- the ybgF gene encoding tol-pal system protein YbgF, with product MLNKFKLNNKTQGSRGQGVKGSRKNHSTTRILESLNPQIFIILSLVMIGMFGCASTEETTELRSSITSIYNEFNLYREETDKKLSNIVKEDENIRKQFINLSNSIDSREDNTKIIMGKLDELEHQLRTYWNETKSEINLLKKGGGKTQIVPQLGETNYETQYKEAFDTFQKGMYEDSIKKFSEFIESNAGTPLIPNAYYWIGESYIMLKNYEKAILYFQEIIDKYPKSEKAPRALLLQAEAFNSVNDKKSSITILKRVIELFPKTEEAVIAERKLRALNLN
- the rpoC gene encoding DNA-directed RNA polymerase subunit beta', producing the protein MEEYFKAFDKQKDPLSYAAIKISLASPELIEKWSYGEVKKPETINYRTFKPERDGLFCAKIFGPVKDYECICGKYKRMKHRGIICEKCGVEVIQSKVRRERMGHIKLACPVAHIWFLKSMPSKIGTLLELTIKEVERVLYFEMYIVIEPGSSPYEFCELITEEKYLEAKEKYGETFVGGIGAEAVRECLKKIDIEELTKRLREEMRETSSDAKKKKLARRLKVVDAFMISGVKPEWMILDIIPVLPPELRPLVPLDGGRFATSDLNDLYRRVINRNNRLKRLMELNAPEIIIRNEKRMLQEAVDALFDNSKRGRVVTGANKRPLKSLSDMLRGKQGRFRQNLLGKRVDYSGRSVIVVGPELRLHQCGLPKYMALELFKPFVYNRLIKKGYATTIKNAKKIVEKERPEVWDVLEEVVKEHPVLLNRAPTLHRLGIQAFEPLLIDGKAIQLHPLVCPAYNADFDGDQMAVHVPLSVEAQTEARVLMMSTNNILSPANGRPIIVPTQDIVLGLYYLTVDRKYRKGEGKIFSDPEEVRIAYDAGEVDLHANIKVRIDGTLVDTTTGRMILRDVIEDALMEWREEKRQTILKEIFTLINRVMDKKTIAQLIDKCYREGGEKSTVILSDRLKDLGFYYATLGGISISIDDMKIPEKKKELIERAKKEVKIFQKQHSEGLITDGERYNKVIDVWADVTEKIADELMRELGSEKVISPDGKIEYQNSLNPIFMMAHSGARGNAQQIRQLAGMRGLMAKPSGEIIETPITSNFREGLDVLQYFISTHGARKGLADTALKTANAGYLTRRLVDAAQDVVATEYDCGTFDGIEVSSLMEGGEVIEHLGARILGRVVLEDLKDPDGEIIVRKNEEIRENHLKKIEDAGYEKVKIRSVLTCRSKRGVCVLCYGRDLARGRLVSIGEAVGIIAAQSIGEPGTQLTLRTFHIGGAASRRVEQSTLEARNEGYVESANVKVILNRDGIPVVMNRNGEIAIVDGAGRDRERYPVIYGAKLKKGSYEFYVDQFTRGLRVDALCKEINKYGYGKEFKISSNTVEDLNKILEVPNFYDLCLKKKGKSLKLTVYVQKLISETESYRNKNFLKLSEKQQHNILKLNRLILESIFPKSCPKSLYATEGQILAEWDPYTIPILSEESGKVKFGDIIEGETMQESKDEVTGLSYRVIIEPKDQEKRPRISIKDGKGKTKTIPGTTNPARYILPVGAHIVVNEGDNIYAGDVISKMPRETTKTKDITGGLPRVAELFEARRPKENAIVSEVNGFVSFGKMSKGRREIIVNPERGEPKKYIIPRGKHVIVHEGDYIKAGEPLMDGPVNPHDILHISGPKALARYLVDEIQEVYQLQGVKINDKHIEIIVRQMLKRVRIKDVGDTNFIIDEPVEWWIFEEENKRVIEIGGRPAQAEPLFLGITKASLITDSFISAASFQDTTKVLTQSSIEGRVDYLRGLKENVIMGRIIPAGTGFSRYRSYDMAVLDKTEEGHEELVEVEGS